TATATTTGAATCTTCAGAATACAGAAAGCCTTTTCATTTCAAGTTAGACAAAATAGGTATTCGGTTCTTGGCCGCAAAGGACTCTTCCATATGTTTCGATTAAACTTGATGGTGTAATGAAACCATGTAAATGCATGGCGAAAAAATCACGATAGACTAATTGTAGAGGATTATTATGGTAGGTAAACATAGATCCAACTCCAGCAACCAACAGATCAATTGCTTCCTTACACAATTGATTTACATAGCCAAAATCAGCCTTTACCTTTACAATTTCGGCAGTATCCATTACCTCACCGCGCTCAGCATAACTATCAATTTTATCGACAGCACGGTATAAAAACATTTCAGCAGTATCAATTTTCAATTGTGCTTGGGCAACCTGATGATGTGTGATTGGTGCTTCATTTTGTTTATGATAAAAGGTGTTTCCAATTCCAGCTTTCGGAAGTCTCTCCATATAGAGGTCCATCGCTGCCTGTGCAAGCCCTAATGCCGGTCCTACAATTGATAAAGTAAGAGATGGCACAAAAGACGATCTATATAATGAAACGTCTTTAAGCGGTTCAATTAGGTATTGCCCTTTGCTTGCTAAGCGATCCAATGATACACGGTGTTCTGGTACGAAGACATTTTGAATTCTACAGCTATTACTGCCGGAACCCTTTAATCCCATAACATTCCAGTCGTCAAGAATCTCTATTTCCTCACGTGGTACCACCATAATGGCCATTTCCATTCCGCCATTTTCATCTGCTAATGGGAATCCGAAGTAGCACCAATCGGCATGTGGACTTCCTGAAACAAATGGCCACTGGGCTTCTTCCACAAAATATCC
This genomic stretch from Neobacillus niacini harbors:
- a CDS encoding acyl-CoA dehydrogenase family protein, which codes for MNQSVLETKIVLVDRARALIPKLREFSQDIDKNSRIPEEIVDDLKNEGLLKVLRPHMFGGYQTNMRAFTEVVTEISRGNGSAGWFVCLSNIRDYMISYTFGEKALDEIYGTGKDVVLAGNFKPIKCNIKKVEGGYFVEEAQWPFVSGSPHADWCYFGFPLADENGGMEMAIMVVPREEIEILDDWNVMGLKGSGSNSCRIQNVFVPEHRVSLDRLASKGQYLIEPLKDVSLYRSSFVPSLTLSIVGPALGLAQAAMDLYMERLPKAGIGNTFYHKQNEAPITHHQVAQAQLKIDTAEMFLYRAVDKIDSYAERGEVMDTAEIVKVKADFGYVNQLCKEAIDLLVAGVGSMFTYHNNPLQLVYRDFFAMHLHGFITPSSLIETYGRVLCGQEPNTYFV